Proteins co-encoded in one Stomoxys calcitrans chromosome 5, idStoCalc2.1, whole genome shotgun sequence genomic window:
- the LOC106091520 gene encoding golgin subfamily A member 4, whose product MFANLKNKLIEEVKASPSKFQQFANAAQAAVSSTSSGSESTTTTTTNTTNENFFSITEEDTPQNSPYKPLKLPAGAVRGRNATPPQNGGAIPRTRKLSNSSIQSDVSFRLPNWDAGSVYHLQSDLDESGSEMGDTASTAKLDVITKEQLFDAYRKSLDRYHKYRCRYTDLAKKYKDLERDSTKARSVLVETQEKAIRRINELREQCSLEQQAKAHLEEALRMEMDDMQCKMQAYQTKLKLLGENPDNIAAALAGQSDQLIDLNSEETIKKEILPTATNEPTNNEQELKARLESYEKLIQERDQHILDLNNKLELLKKQEEENVLLLAQTKAAIHSELENKEAEVKKLSETVKQLQSESNKKEKQSAVSVEELNELKEKLRQTTAAKQELEAKFIASEHMLSEVREKQAEKDNLVKTLEEKLEKQTKENAEKLQELQQQNQQLSEMVQRHQQNEVSLAEVDNELNRTKNENDILKAALQENERKLQATELEFNQRLEVIEKLKNECTSKEDLLKQALDRSETLQQEVQDAKNTRDEMQESVKHLENELRLLQEQNINTESETISNLKMELERVSTQLTEQLKATKDQLANKEKELKTLTRKTSKSEKQHENHMSQMQQQFEEIEKLKSDLMQQENLIEALREASQQREQQAEREKNDLKAQINGILSEITQMEEQMRIVQDSHKELENEKLMLESRIESMQEQRQNSEEDTEKWRQLLQQNEEKLKETEMKLQNVESEHTQLAEKNCLLEENTHRLEMLVAEKERQQAASEEALISELRLKLETTENSLQKLNEKMQEVLHENSRLHNNQELNDHDYRNLQDRYDALDKEKVIIEDNRDCMQHELEDVKNQLQQELIKTADLQKVIQETHAKVLEITIAFEAKDQELNEQKKLRECLQKEQDNLKEQLQALTSTQDDLSQLHEKLQEKQMAMDALNKDMEELKTNHNYLVTQHETERQQLQDKLSEYETLSQELEHKNEQVILLAEQTKSLQQELEDSQSQLGQVTQQLEQLNDMQRSNDSFSDQLKELNAKNEQLTAKLNELQDLHEDQKKALIKHQEQESTMAAEMETLKQLQQEQMNEKAKEINELSQKLDNELREKDKLVNLVSTSQQQLEEFQKKYSHNIAELQKLQDQINKQNTESSNKEQLQLECEFLNKHVKQLETELAKHEENGKSKDLDTHELKDKLKSLQCELYVHKENAERHDGELLVKENQLREAEAQNKKLLDDLEKERTELQRQVEHIKYITEQDDTVQKELLATQNKVRELEASQERLNEECEHLKAIVETKESEYAAKNEKLLQDLENNSFTIEKLQGEVNSLSKELEEKKQQTKTQHIDLEEEVIQTKMQTTTSEMPLTSNTAPSQQSLPQDSEHLRKINEMLQRELEDLKHKSSSEISNLQQEMEDIQSTNNQMADRIMDLERIKATLQAQKLFGMEMRFEEAPVQTINTTNVNANPNNNNQSNNSDTEKQELETKLKTIMAEVQDVSNRNLFLEQKCENYLILEQSNERLKLQNAKLSRQLDETLVSMQHNEGITANTEFEYLKNIMFQYLTGSANGNNETLVKVISAVLKFSPQQTQVALEKEHQRRSLISKIL is encoded by the exons atgtttgctaatctAAAGAATAAATTAATCGAAGAAGTGAAGGCCTCAccatctaaatttcagcaatttgCTAATGCAGCACAG GCAGCAGTCTCTTCTACATCCAGTGGGTCTGAGTCTAcaactaccaccaccaccaatacGACAAATGAGAATTTTTTCAGTATTACTGAAGAAG aTACCCCACAAAATTCACCATATAAACCATTGAAGTTACCAGCTGGTGCTGTCCGAGGCCGTAATGCGACTCCTCCTCAGAATGGTGGTGCTATTCCAAGAACACGAAAACTTTCTAACTCATCAATACAATCGGATGTATCATTTCGCTTACCTAACTGGGATGCAGGATCG GTTTACCATCTTCAATCGGATTTGGATGAATCTGGAAGTGAAATGGGTGATACGGCATCTACCGCCAAATTGGATGTTATAACGAAAGAACAATTATTTGATGCTTATCGCAAATCTTTAGATCGCTATCACAAATATCGATGCCGATATACTGATCTGGCAAAGAAATACAAAGATTTGGAGCGAGATAGTACCAAGGCAAGG TCAGTTTTGGTGGAAACCCAAGAAAAGGCAATCCGGCGCATAAATGAACTTCGTGAACAGTGCTCTTTGGAGCAACAGGCGAAGGCCCATTTAGAGGAGGCGCTACGCATGGAAATGGATGATATGCAATGCAAAATGCAAGCCTATCAGACCAAGCTTAAATTACTTGGTGAAAATCCAGATAATATAGCTGCAGCTTTGGCAGGGCAATCCGATCAATTGATTGATCTGAATAGTGAGGAGACGATTAAAAAGGAAATCCTTCCAACAGCGACCAACGAACCTACTAACAATGAGCAGGAGCTCAAAGCAAGATTAGAAAGTTACGAAAAACTAATCCAAGAGCGAGATCAACATATATTGGATTTAAATAACAAACTCGAGCTACTTAAGAAACAAGAAGAGGAAAATGTTTTGCTGCTGGCCCAGACTAAAGCCGCCATACATTCCGAATTGGAAAACAAGGAGGCCGAAGTTAAAAAACTATCGGAGACAGTAAAACAACTTCAATCCgaatcaaacaaaaaagaaaagcaaTCAGCAGTTTCCGTTGAGGAGCTCAATGAGCTGAAAGAGAAATTACGGCAGACAACTGCTGCAAAACAAGAATTGGAAGCCAAATTCATTGCGTCCGAACACATGTTGAGTGAAGTGCGTGAAAAGCAAGCAGAAAAAGATAATCTTGTCAAAACCTTGGAAGAAAAACTTGAGAAGCAAACTAAAGAGAATGCCGAAAAGTTGCAAGAATTGCAACAGCAAAATCAACAACTTAGCGAAATGGTGCAGAGACATCAGCAAAACGAAGTCTCACTGGCGGAAGTGGACAATGAACTAAATAGGACTAAAAACGAAAATGACATATTAAAAGCCGCCCTGCAAGAGAACGAAAGAAAACTTCAGGCAACCGAACTTGAATTCAACCAACGCTTAGAAGtgattgaaaaacttaaaaacgaGTGTACTTCTAAGGAGGATTTGCTAAAGCAGGCTTTAGATAGATCTGAAACCTTACAGCAAGAAGTGCAAGACGCAAAGAATACAAGGGATGAGATGCAAGAAAGTGTTAAACACTTGGAAAATGAATTGCGACTGCTGCAAGAGCAAAACATTAATACCGAATCGGAgacaatttcaaatttgaaaatggAACTGGAAAGAGTTTCGACACAGCTAACAGAACAACTTAAGGCAACCAAAGACCAACTTGCCAACAaggaaaaagaattaaaaactcTGACGCGAAAGACATCTAAATCTGAGAAACAACATGAAAATCATATGTCCCAAATGCAACAACAGTTTGAAGAGATTGAAAAACTAAAGAGTGATTTAATGCAACAAGAAAATCTAATTGAAGCTCTCCGAGAAGCTTCTCAGCAACGAGAGCAACAAGCAGAGCGGGAAAAGAATGATCTAAAGGCACAAATCAATGGCATCTTAAGTGAAATTACGCAAATGGAGGAACAAATGCGCATAGTGCAAGACTCCCATAAAGAATTGGAGAATGAAAAACTAATGTTAGAGTCCCGAATTGAGAGTATGCAGGAGCAAAGACAAAACTCCGAAGAAGATACAGAGAAGTGGCGTCAGTTACTGCAACAAAACGAAGAGAAACTCAAGGAGACTGAAATGAAACTTCAAAATGTCGAAAGTGAACACACGCAATTGGCTGAAAAGAACTGCCTCCTCGAGGAGAACACTCATAGGTTGGAAATGTTAGTAGCCGAGAAGGAAAGACAGCAAGCTGCTTCCGAGGAGGCCCTTATTAGTGAACTTCGATTGAAGCTGGAGACCACCGAGAATTCTTTGCAAAAGCTCAATGAGAAAATgcaagaagttttacatgaaaaCTCGAGGCTGCACAACAATCAGGAACTAAACGACCACGACTACAGGAACCTGCAAGATAGGTATGATGCACTTGATAAAGAAAAGGTGATCATTGAAGATAACCGAGATTGTATGCAGCATGAACTGGAGGATGTTAAAAACCAATTGCAACAAGAGCTGATCAAAACAGCAGATCTTCAAAAGGTCATACAGGAAACTCATGCAAAAGTCTTGGAGATAACCATAGCGTTTGAAGCCAAGGATCAGGAACTTAACGAACAGAAAAAACTGCGGGAGTGCTTGCAAAAAGAGCAGGACAATTTAAAAGAGCAACTGCAAGCTCTAACGTCAACGCAGGATGATTTGTCACAACTGCATGAAAAACTTCAAGAGAAGCAAATGGCCATGGATGCATTAAACAAAGATATGGAAGAGTTAAAAACTAACCACAATTATTTAGTAACGCAACACGAAACAGAACGGCAGCAGCTTCAGGACAAATTATCAGAGTATGAAACTCTTAGTCAAGAGCTTGAGCATAAGAACGAACAGGTCATACTGTTGGCGGAGCAAACGAAATCATTGCAACAAGAATTAGAGGATAGTCAAAGCCAATTAGGTCAAGTGACTCAGCAGCTGGAACAATTAAATGACATGCAAAGGAGCAACGATTCTTTCAGTGACCAACTAAAGGAACTAAATGCAAAGAATGAGCAACTAACAGCTAAACTCAACGAACTACAGGACCTACATGAGGATCAGAAAAAGGCTTTAATTAAGCACCAAGAACAGGAATCAACTATGGCAGCTGAAATGGAGACGTTGAAACAATTGCAGCAAGAGCAAATGAATGAGAAAGCCAAGGAAATTAATGAGCTCTCGCAAAAATTGGACAATGAACTAAGGGAAAAAGATAAACTTGTCAATTTGGTATCCACATCTCAGCAACAATTAGAGGAGTTCCAAAAGAAATACTCCCACAACATTGCAGAACTCCAAAAGTTACAGGATCAgattaataaacaaaatactGAATCTTCCAACAAGGAACAACTACAACTGGAATGTGAATTCCTTAACaagcatgtaaagcagttggaAACCGAATTGGCCAAGCACGAGGAAAATGGAAAATCAAAGGATTTGGACACTCATGAGTTGAAAGACAAATTAAAATCGCTTCAATGTGAACTATATGTGCATAAGGAGAATGCCGAAAGGCATGATGGGGAATTGCTGGTAAAAGAAAATCAGCTTCGCGAAGCAGAAGCCCAGAACAAGAAGCTTCTGGATGACTTGGAAAAAGAAAGGACAGAATTACAGCGTCAAGTGGAACACATAAAATACATAACTGAACAAGATGACACGGTTCAAAAAGAATTGCTTGCCACTCAAAATAAAGTAAGAGAGTTGGAAGCCTCCCAGGAAAGGTTGAACGAGGAATGTGAACACTTAAAGGCGATTGTAGAAACCAAAGAAAGTGAATATGCCGCCAAGAACGAGAAGCTATTACAAGATTTGGAAAATAATTCGTTTACCATCGAAAAACTGCAGGGCGAAGTGAACAGCTTAAGCAAAGAGCTGGAGGAGAAGAAGCAACAAACCAAAACCCAACACATCGATCTGGAGGAGGAGgtgatacaaacaaaaatgcaaacaacAACCAGCGAAATGCCGCTGACCTCTAATACTGCCCCCTCACAACAATCTCTTCCCCAAGACTCGGAACATTTACGAAAAATCAATGAAATGCTACAACGTGAATTGGAAGATCTAAAACACAAATCATCAtctgaaatttccaatttacaACAAGAAATGGAGGATATTCAATCCACTAACAATCAGATGGCTGACCGAATTATGGATTTGGAGCGTATAAAAGCAACACTGCAGGCACAGAAATTGTTTGGCATGGAAATGCGTTTTGAAGAGGCTCCCGTTCAAACAATCAACACCACCAACGTCAATGCCAATCCCAACAACAATAACCAATCGAACAATAGTGATACAGAAAAACAAGAAttggaaacaaaattaaaaaccatTATGGCAGAGGTGCAAGATGTCTCCAATCGTAATCTTTTCCTAGaacaaaaatgtgaaaattatCTCATTCTCGAACAGTCAAATGAACGACTGAAATTGCAAAATGCCAAGTTATCAAGACAGCTGGATGAAACTTTG